GTAAATGAGAACAATATTTAGGAGCAGCTTTGTAATTTTATCTGCAGTTTACCCATCCTGTACTTCAAAGACAGTACTCTGCAGTCAATTTTCTTCACCACTGTGGGTTTCTTCACCAGCTGCTCCGTGAAGAAGTGATGAACACACGAAAAAGCTTAAGCACATTGCCCAGAACAAAATTCTCAAGTGAAACAGATGTTGGTGCTCTTGGCACCCTATTTACAAAATCACTATAAACTAGATGTCAGGTTGCATCGCATTTAAACCGCTCCATTTAACCTGTGCGGCGCCTCCAACAGTAGCATTAACTGAGAGGTTGTTACCGAAGGAAGGAAGAGATCTCTCAGGTTGTTTATCCAGTAATaattatatttccttttgtctgtaccagactgaaggaaaaacaagtagCATGAAGGAGATCATTTAAAGGAAGATTTGAGAGATGGTGATTTTGAATTGTAGtgctaaaatgaaaactggaataaaaaaacccagtatcaTGGACTGGTAGTACTGGGAATCAGACTAGTATGTTAGCAAGAGAAGCTTAAATGGACTGATCATCCTGAAAAGGGGAGAATATATCGCTAGtcaagaaagctttttttgaaGGGAATCCTCTGGATATATGTGTGTTTACAGCATCCAGAGTGGATGAACACAagggggaaaatgaaaaaaaatagtattagaAGTTCTCATTATCTCAATGAGATTGCATTGGGAAGTCCTGTACCTATTTTCATTTGTGTGAACCAGTTTGGAGACGAACGACCTACCTGCCCGCACACGACTTTCACATACCTGAGGCCAGAGAGTCCACTTTCCTAGagatgggttttgttttgctctggaAATCCTCTCCCtcatttctgttctccaggctttCTTCTGCAGGTTCCTTAGACATTCCAGAATCCTTCCCTTCAGGCTGAGGACTTGATTCTTGCTGAACAAGGCTTGCAGTCAGCTCTGGagaatctttatttttataaaatttgttttcacacaCCTGCAAATCAATGTATAGGCATATAGTTACAGGTGTGGTGTACCAGCCCAAACCTAACATCTCGGCCTTTGCTTCCCAAGCGTTCCTTGGCCCTAACAAAGGCTTCAGTTTGGCAATATGTTTGCATTTAAGAAAGCTGAATCTTTTATATTATTATGAACAGGCACAGTTCTTTTCACACAGTGGCCACGCAAGCatcttccacttaaaaaaagCCTAGTCTTAAACtcaaaagaacataaaacacACTATTATTTAGCACAGCAAGGAGGGGCAGCAGGAAGTGAGCACGAGATAGAGAGGGGAAGGCCAGGTAGTGTGGTCAGGGCTCCAAAGAGGGAGACACCACTGGTCACCTTTTGATTTAACTTGCTTCCTCAGCACATTATTTCAGAGACATGAGACCCAAGGCTGGGCAGATCATCACAACGTGGGGACCCTCAGCGGGACTCCTTTCCACTCACCACTCCAGTGACTTGGCCTATCAACTAACCTTACTACTACAATGGCTGCAGgtcctccttttgcttttctttagctTGAGATCGCTACTCCCTTCATGGCAGGAACATGAACATTCCTTCATCCCATCTACCCACTCGACCTCCTGGAAACAGACATACTGCAGCTGACAAACGTGCAATGTACACAAAGACAACAGTCAGGGGAATGTTTACCCCAGAGGGAGCCAGGAAGGGCTGAGTGGCGCTCTGCGTACACCCGGAGAAGTAAAGCAATTATGCTGCTGGCAAGCAAAGCACAATGGAAACATTTCAATCCCCTTTCTTCAAATCCTTCTGTTGTCATGCCTCTTGATAAGACACATTTACCCTCACGGGCATGCATCTGCTCAGAGTCCAGACACGTGGACTAATGAGATACCTCAGGCCCACCTTGTCATTGTTCTGGCCTCCGATCTCCTTCCGCTTCTTATTTTTCGAGGCTGCATGCATCTTGGGGGGTTCATCCTCCTCTTCTACATCTGGCAAAGACACCTCTTCAAACCCATCGAActacaaaaaaaggaaacacaaaaccTGCTCTATCATGACAGCTCTTCAGCAGACCAGACTTTGTTTTCCCCATGAATTTCTGAATACTGAGCATAGTGCCAGGACAAGACAAGTTCAATTATGTTAGAAGAGACataaatgctgtaaaaaaaaaaatcaaatctgaaaACTCTGCTTCAGTCCACCAACAGTTATCTaactctgctgcttccctctctCTGGAAATGCAGCCTCAATCAGAGTTCCTCAAGTTCCAACATGTctagtatttctgcttttatcttTCCTGGTCTTGGGGAAAAGATTGCTCCACCTCATACTCCTTCTCTTCTGTCCAGTTGATCTCCTCAAAGTCTCCCATGCGACTGGCTGAGGGACGCAAGTGATCAAAGAAAATGGAGAACTCATCCTGCAAGTGGTCGTGTCCTTTCAACAGCTGCCACATTTGGGTCTTCAGCTGAAAGAGAGAAATCCAGAGAAAATGAGTGTTTCATTCCATGTTGTCACATTCTTCTCAGAaggatttctgaaagcaagtgGAACATCAAGGCTTATCAAACCTCCAATATGGAAGTTCATGCTTGCATTGGTACTATTTCACGAGTATTTTGAGATCATTCCACATCCAGCTATCAAATTACCATGGAAATATCCCTCCAAAGTTCTAGGCAGGGTCTGTGAGAGGCACTAAGGTAAAATTTCACCTGCAAGACTGTAAAAGCAAGGTGGAGGTAGGAGAGAGGAGGCACACAGGTCAGTCAAATGTAAAGCCTCTTGAAGAGACAGCTTCGATTTTCTACCATGCCCCACAGAGGGAGATAGCACACCTGATAAACTCCTGGGTCTCAGAGCAGCCCGTGGGAACAGTGAAGCAGGCCAGCTAATTGCATTCCCAGGGTTTTTGCGGGAAAGGAGATACCTGAATGCCCAATTACCTCTGCAATCTCCTGGGGGAGGCAgtctgcacagctctgcagaacttTGATGATCTTTTGATGGTGGGCAGgattttcagcaaaacaaatctCCAGCTGCCTGAGGAACTTCCGgcttttttcaaatgcttgctGCTCTTCAAActgaccaaaagaaaaagattcacCCCTCACATTCAAGAACATATTATTTCCAAGCATCTCTAGCTGGCTTCAGCAAACTATAAAATGCCtgtcttgctttttgttttccatttgtattGATGCCCGCTGCAAAACTGGGAAGAGGCTGACGAAGAGAAATAAGACTTTGTACAATCAATACTTAAGTGAGCTATAGAGTTTTGCTTGAACCACTTGCACATAAGGTAAGAGAATCCAGAAAGAAAGTAACAGGTGAAAACCTCTGTCTTACAAAGTGGAAGGCTGATCTGAGAGAGACTTGCAGTATCTGCACACCGTCTCTGCAGTCAGGTTCTATGACCTAACTGGGAAAGGCCAGTTCTCCACAGTAATACTTAGTACGAGActtaaaacaaacacttttcAATTCTGATTAATAAAACAGCAAGGTAAGCAAATGATTTACCAGCTGTTTACCTTCCTTGCCCTAGAAAGAATTCCTTATTCTTTCACTCCCACACAAGCCTGCTTAAAATTTGCTCTCCTTCTCTAATTCTACCTACCAATCCACACTCCAAAGCTTGTTCTGGTaagagaaaggcagcaaaatcTGTGAGCAACTGTGGCCAGTCATGCAATAGTTTCTGTAAAGTGGAATAGAGATCCACAGCTGTTCGCTTGTCCGTGCTGATCTCAAACTCATAGATAACGCGAAGAAAGTCTTCATACTTCCCAGGAACATGTTGCAAGGCTTCACGCACCTGGAAAGAGCAAGACACTTTCACACGACTACATAacatccaggaagaaagcaagtTAATTTAGTAATCTTTGATCTCTTGCTACTCAGAATTTACACAGTGCTTCCAGTTTTGTTGAGCCAACCAAGTCTCTTCCTTTAAGATATATCTGAACTGCTCACAAGAGAGAGGGGAACAAAATCCAagactgaaattctgaaattagGAGGCCAGTGTTGTGGACtgactgcagccagcagctaagcGCGCCCACGGCCACACATTCCCTGCCTCCCCAGAAGAGgacaggggagggaagaggaaaagcaaaagcaagaaaactcataggtcaagataaagacagcttaGCAAGTCAAGAACCGCCATTTGGGGTGCTAGGAAGAATGATAACTCCATCCTGACCAGATCCAGCACACCCAGTTAGAACTGGCAGTTATGTGGCTCAGGCATGAACAGAGTTAAGAGGACTCAAAGTATCCGATGTTCCTGCTTCTGGGTTACATGCCAATCTGGCTTACCCTGGTTAGATAGGCTTGTGCAAATGCCAGATCTTTCTGTTCCCGCAGGGGATCTCTCTCCAGGATGTCTTCATCATACAAGAGGAGCAGTTTAGATGTATCTTTGCTAGCACGAGCCCGTCCCCTCTTATTCCTGGTTCTGTGGGAgctcctgctcttcccaggggctttcatgttttctcctgtgaagaaacacaaagcaagtTGTACAGGTGCTTTTCATACATTCCCTGGGCTGGCAGACAACTACTCTTCTAGACCAATAttgcaacagaaaagcaagttttcagaGTTAGTGATGAGTTAGCTGCTTATGCTCtcctgtaataataataattaaaaaaaaaaaccgtGTGAGCAATCTGCTTCTCGCGAGTCAGGCTGGCTAACGTATTTTAAATTGGCTGTTTATAGCATCTGATGGGAAAAATCTCTGGATACAGCAACAAACCCATTCTGTTTCTCAGCTAACAATCTACTAAGAACTAATAGATACATCTACTGCATACCAGGGGCAAAGAAGTCGCGGTGGGTGAACAGAGATACAGTATAAGCATGAGAGCTGGCTGTTAACACTTGCAAATTATTCTTTTAGCTTATTATTTACACAAAGAGAGTTAACATCATAGATAAGTAACTGGTGTCATGTAATATGGAATGTAATAGTGTACCAAGAGTTGCTACATCAAGATTTTTATGTCTTTAGATTAGGAATCTGTTGGTCTAACAGGCTGAGGTCCACCTCCTCAAGGTGCACTGCTCAAGTTCATCTACTTGCTAGATCCTGTTAAGGTATTATTTcgtttcatttatttttcccccgACATGACCATGTAACACAAAATTCAATTTGGCAAAGATTTGACTATTTAATATTGTTCTTGTATAGGTGTTGAGTATTAACTGACACAAACCACAAATGTTAGACCTGCAAATTTTCGAAGCATAAATGCATTACGATGGACTAAAGACACTCTCTTCACATGCACAAGGGCCTCTGGTAAGAACTGTTTTTACAGAATTGTGACCGTGTTGCAAAATTCGACTTCCAGATGGACAGCTTAGTGATGCTCAGATACGCTAAGTGAAATTAAACCCAGATAGTTTTCCCCATTGTTCTGCTTCTAACGCAGAGAGCTGCTCTATTTCCCCTTGCCTTGTATCgaaagaaacacacagaactTACCTGCTGGGATTCTGTGGGCTTCCACCTGCGGGGCCGTCTTTGTCAACGTGAAGGCAGATTTAGGTTCCTCTGATATATCTCCACATATTTCATCATCTTTCTGTGAACTCTCtattccttccccttcctcctcctcctcttcctcaggctCAGAGTTGTCTTCCTGGGAATTCTCTTCTTCAGAATCTCCTTCTTGGCTTAAACGTCTCTCTGTTGCAAGCCAAGTAAGTTTTTCCATTGTCTCCTtagaaagcaacaacaaaaaaagtcacattGTTTTCATCtagtgtttgttttcatgtcaTTCAGTAACTAGCTCGCTCCATTGTAATTCTAACCGCCAATTTCACAGACTGACATCTGACCAACTAGAGGATTCCACTGAAGGGACAGAATTCAGTAATAACCAGAACAGCCTATTTTTGTATCACACACgaaattaaatttcagaatCTGCCACTTACAAAAGCCTTAAGTTAGATGGAACTCCTTAATGATCATCAGGCTTAGAGCAACTGTGacctggaaaataattttccctttaAGTACTTATTATAGGACAGCCTCCGTTGAGGAAGTCCTTACAACTGAGCAGAATTTAGAACTGTGTATTTGCATGATATTCCCTTAGCTTGGCCTTAAAAAATCTTCCCAGAAAAAACGGTGTCCAATTTCTCTGCAAAAGAGCACAATACTGTGCTACTGTATAGTTAACAGTCCAGCTTTTCAACTGGATCCAAAATGCGATTTGCCCTGACTCCACTAGGGTGTTTCAAGACATTTGGCATTAGcaagattttttaaagttttgtttgcttttaccTGAAGTTCTGGCACTGAAAGAATAGATTCTTCTGAGGCTGATGACATTTCTTCATCCTCATCTTGTGTAAAATCATCAAAatcatcttcttcctcttcttcttgtccttctctttctcctgcagCTTCAGGGCCAGCTGGTGTCCCAACAGACTGGCCATCAATACTGGATGAATCCTCTGGTCTTCCTAGCGGACTACTAAATTCAGCCTCAACATCTGCTGTGTAAGAAAGATTCTTTGGAGACTCACTGCTTACTTGTGGTCCAGCAACAACACCTGCATCCATCTGCTGTTCACCATGGGGAGTCGACTGCAAAGCCCGTCgttcttcctctcccttctcctcacACAAAGCGTGCTGCtccttcttaatttctttcaggTCATCTGAACATGAACATTCAGCCTCCATGTTCAGCTCCTGACCAAGATCCAGCATGAATTCCTCCTTCACTTCAGCACATAAGAGATCCCTCTTCTGTACTGGATTCACTTCCTTGGTAGCATCATTGGACTCTTCGGGCTCGATTTTCACCGTTTCATCTGGATCTTCTAAATGAGGCAAAAGGTCCACAGACAAGGGCTCCGAGACATTCTCGTCTCCTTCCACCACTGTCCAGCTACAGCAGTCGCTCTTATTTACCTCTTCCTGACTGCTGTTATTTGAAGTGGAAGGATTTGTACCACACTCCTCCTTGGGGGAGACAGTGGAGCATGAAACGTACAGCTCCGGGGGCTCTGCCTTGGGCTCCACCGTGGGATAGGTACTTTTGTTCTTTCCAGCCAGGCAGGAAGGAACCAGATTCAGCTGCTCTTCGTTTTCACCAACAGATGATGCAGAAAGACCAACAGGGTTAGGAGAGACTATCAACGAAGGGATTGAAGAAGTCACTAGAGGCTGATTTAATGGACATGGGAAAGTGGATGGATTTACCAATAAGGTTGTAACTGGAATAGCCTGAGTGCCTCTACCAACTGTTGTATTTATGGGCTGAATCATATTGCAACCGTTGCCTATATTAACCACTTTCACGGTGGTAGCGGGTACAGTAAGGATCACAGGAGATGGCTGAATCAAAGCCGAAGCCTTTATCAGTGGGGCAgattttgtcccttttttcttttggtatcCCTTACGAACACAAGGTTTGCGTATTTTTGCTCCGGCCAAAGCTGGCAACATCACTTTGGGCTGAAAAGTTACTGGATTTGAGGACACTAGAGCTGGTGGTACCGCAGCTGAGAAAGCTTGTCTGGAGTCTGAATGTGAAGTGGAGAGCACATTCTGGAATTCCAAGCCATCCCCGCTTCCTACCACTGCTGGAACATTTAAAGGCTGCACTCCCGGCACAGTCTGCATAACCGTAGCCGGCTGGATCAGCCGAGGAATCTGAACCATAACTTTGCTGGGAGGAGCTTCTGACTGGGACAACTTCACAGTTTTCTGGATGTTAATAGCGTTGGAACTGGGCTGCAGGCAAGGACTCGGTCGAATGAGAACAGGCTTCAAAGCTGAAGACCTCTGCCTCCTCCATGCTCTCCTAGAGAATCGATTGGCAAGAGGCTTTAGGGTCAGTACTAGTCCCTTTGGCATGAGTAGAGGGTATTTTTCATCACGTTCTGTGTCTGCAGTGTCCTTTCCTGTCCCCAAAAAGACAGATTCTGCATCAGGTGAACCTGGCATCTCCCTGGCATCTTCCGCTAATTGCTTCAGTTCCCTCTGAATGGAGGGCAAGCTTGCCTACAGGGAACAAGAGTTTATTAGTCCAGTCCATAGGCTATTTCTCTATTACAGCCTCCAAACAGCACCACAGAAGGTGACACGCACCATCTTGCTTCTAAAAGTGAAGTATTTACTTTCTACTGCtgtatattaatttatatttgctgTAATATTACTTCATATTCATGAGTTTACTCCAAAGCCTTCAAAAGAATCTGAGAGCCGGAAAGACACAACAGAACTGAATTGCTTTGTAAAGGTTCCCTTAATAAAGGCAAGATTTCGTGGGAAGGAAGCTTCACTGTAACAGTGAAATACAACGGGCAATTAGAGAACTGGATTTCATGGCATCTGGCTCCAATTCTTTCCTCAGATACAGTCCTAGACTGACTCGCAGGCATGGTCACTATACCTCCAACTTaaaaccccccaccccaaacccccagatTCCTTCTCTTCTCTTAGAGGGTGAGGTTTTTAAGGGGGGAAGAACACACCCTCTTCTCATGGCTGTAATACAGTGACTGACTGGTAAAGATGGCAACACTGCTAACCGTAAGGCAAGGGTCAGACTACATTGATTAACAAATTCACAAAGccaaataaaaccaacacaTCAAACCAGAAACGTTAGAAATACACCCATGTAGCAAAACGAGGATGTGAGACCAAATGCTGGATGTCCTTGGTAAGTTCAATCACGTACTGCAGCTGGGCAGACAAGCACCAAGAGCAGTGTGTAATGCTTGTAATGCTTGCACTTGCCAagtgctgctggctttgctATGTTTACTAGCTAGACTTGGGGTAACACAGGCTCCCATGCAATATGCTCAGACTACCTTTTGACATCAGAGCTGCAGGCTTATCAAACAACTCACTGTGGACCTAGaggctgcaaagaaaaagaaagaaaccaaaacccaaacaaagaaacctgaaagaaaaccaaccaacaaaaaaaacagcaacCACCACCCCGTGCTGGATGAGTAATAGCAGAAAGTACCTTTAGCCAAAAAGGCAGGCGATGTTCTTCTCTCTCCACAGGTGGCTTCCACTCATTAGGTTGGATTTCCTCACAGCACTTGAACAGAATGGGcagctgttttgtctttttgtagTACTATGTGGAGAGAACACAAGACAAGATGACTGTGGTCAGATCACCTGTCCAGTAACTGCTGGGATGCAGGATAAGGAATGTACTCTGTAAAAGTGTTCGTGTCAATAAAGCGACTCTCATCACTACTATTTTAGTAAGGTACTACccacagaaacattaaaaaaaaaaaaaaaaaggctgaacaAGAGCTCACTGCCATCTTGGTTTCTCTCAAAAGCAAGCACGAAGTTATAGCAGATGTGCAGGCGTACTTGCTTTAAGTGTTTCTGGTTCTTACTCTTTCTTCAGCAGTGGCCATTAGCTTATGTGATGGGGTATTTGGCCAGCTGGACCTTCACCCTGACTGCAGACAGCACTTTTGTTTAAGCTTCGCTACTTGAAGTTTATTTGTATGAGTTTGTCAGGATTACTGAAGCCACAGTTGTACTAGGACTGCCTGCAAGTGCTGGGCTCTAAAGAGTCAAAACAGTAACATAAGTACTCGCAAAGTACAGAGGACAAGGTCTTTTTGAAGAAATTCTCATTGCTAAGAAAAGGAtgacagacattttcttttaagaaagtgtcagcacacacacaaaaaggtcCTTGGAACAAACAGCACATCTCCTCTTGTGCAACAAACGCCAACCAGACACACAAATATGAAGAACACCAAACCATAATCTGAACGCGTCACTTACTCTGATGATATTATCAGGGGCTCGATTCATATTGAGATTCTTGATTCGTACTGTAAGCTGGTGGGCAGTTTTTGTTGGCAAGAGATACTTGCTGATCAAAGGCTTTGGAAACTCTGTCCCTTCAAAATGTTTCAGACCTAAAGCTAATAAActgaagaatgaagaaacaaGGAGATGGGGGGGGGAAAGACAGTAAGTCCTTTAGACAGTACAGCAGATTGCTATTTGGATGTGCTGTTGCACAATACACAGACATCCCAGAATCTGCGTCCTAGAAATTCTCCTTAACAAAGGAGTCTTgtttatatgcattttattcAATAATTCTAACACCTACTTGTCCTCTGCCTTGGTGAAGATAATCTTGTCCCGGGGAGGGTTTGCTTTCAAGGCACATATTGGCAGTAACTCTGGATACATAAAGACTCTCCTTGTTGCCAAAATCCATGCTACTTGCTTTGGCAAACATGGAAATTCATTGGCTGTGAAAAGAATTAACAGAtatgaaaatgaacaaacaatGTTTTTTCACAACTGACTTCTCAAAAGCACTGTTTCTTTTACTCTCTTCACTGCGTCAAGAGAGAgattttctccctgttttttaGAATTTGCgtatttcctgtgttttgcCCATTAAGTTTATATCAGCAAAAGGTACAATTACGTGCCccttccatcttttcttttgctctgtatGAAAAAGCACCTGTAAAAAGCTCTGTTTACTTCAAGGTTCTGCCATCCTCTAGGtagcagaaaaatcacaaaccaAACTATTTGGAAGACACAGgttggagctttttttttttcactagcaTACTCCAACGGAAGGAAAATTTCCTTGACGCGTGTTAACCAACACATCTGGCACAATTATTTCCAGTTTCATAGTTTCTTGATGGACTTCTGCAGCTCAAAACATCATCTGCAGAACAATAAATGGCAGGATTATGATGCCAAAAGTCAACAGCTGATGTAACATGCTTCACTGTCTTGCAAGTTGAAGAAGCAAAAAGGGAGTCAATAAAGTGGATGGGTTTATctaaaaatgtcacaaaattaacaaaaaaataaaagtatcgTTCTGAACAGCAGTCTGAAGCATATTTCATCTGGAGGGTGCAGAGCATGAAATAATTCTTGCTGCAAATGCTTCCCTGCCTCTTGTTCCTTCAAATACATACCACTCTTCTTCACAGCTTTGCGAGGGCTCCAGTCAACTTGGACTTGGGCATGAAAATCTTCAATGAGCTGCAGCGCTCCCTTCAAGTTACATGGCTGGAACATTGTCTGAAACTTAGGATTGAACGACAGACGAAGGAGTGTAGAGCTTCGAGCAAAGTTACCAAGCTCACTCTGCAAAGTCgaacacagaaaaagataaaagaacgTGCCTTCAAATGGAAGGTAAAGAACAAATACATGCAACGCgataatgcaaaaaataaaagctggtgAAGTGacagccataaaaaaaaaagtagagtgTTACAGATCTTATTTTTGAGCATTACAAATCTAGGAACagaggaattttattttattttttttttattccccaaCTTCCCAGAAACCTTCAAGGTCACAGAATGTTCACTAATTGCagaagttgtgtttttttgagctttgttttcagtatttccaagaaaataataaaaaaaaatacaaagacatGTCAATTCAAAGCACTGTTAGTCAGCACAATGTGAATTATTTGTCTAAATACTGAGCATGTTCATAGTAGGCTAACAACATCAATCCCTTACTGAGTGGTAGTCTGTCTCAATTTCATGGGACCAATTAAATAAATCAAGTTCTCTAAATATCTCAGTGACCAGCAATCACTAAAATTAATGCAGCTCAATTTTAGAATAGCCTTACCAAAAACATCCTGGTAGTACCAGCCTCTGAACTTAACGCAGGGTTGGAGCTTGCGAGAAGATGGATTTGAGTCAGAAGCTGAACATGCTGGaagaataaaaccagacaaattattattttcagtgttatcAGATATccaagaaactggaaagcaTAAGTATAGAGGCACAAGAAGTATCTCCCGAGCACccaaaaaaatcacatcctGACTTCAAAAAACCTtttaagcaacagaaaactgaGGGGAAACTTTAATATCCACTGGCAAGAAGTTTATGACACAGATTTTGAATACACCATCTGTTTAAGTCTTAGGGCAGATCCCTTTTGTGCCAAGTCTCATACCATAACAATCAATACAcaaaggatgtttttttctaattaaatactgaagtttttcttcagaaacaatGCCTTCAGCTATCAGAACTCCCCATTACGCACACAAAC
The sequence above is drawn from the Falco naumanni isolate bFalNau1 chromosome 20, bFalNau1.pat, whole genome shotgun sequence genome and encodes:
- the LOC121099457 gene encoding GON-4-like protein isoform X1, which codes for MSLSLKMLPCKKRRAAVAGPQSPRERGGAGEDGELPGAGASSSAGAADGGASSARAVAGRAGGQPACGAAVWRGPGEAAPKAGKRLPGRPAPGPAPEAPGAKEASAAPPLPEGPSAAAEGKTPKLYTEVEMNSQRDPYLTENQSAVPESPVRSSSQLAVRSPTMVKPLKNIRAEEQDGEDIERRKRRRKATKRKREGKSQEEEGSLSCDIKLDDTLDRTLEDGAKQHNLTVVNVRNILHEVITNEHVVAMMKAAISETEDIPLFEPKMTRSKLKEVVEKGVVIPTWNISPIKKANEVKPPQFVDIPLEEDDSSDEEYQPDDEDEDETAEESLLESDVESTASSPRGAKRSRTRRSSDEEGGTLCEMEKVTTSVVRHISAEVVPMGPPPPPKPKQNKDSTFMEKLHAVDEELASSPVCMDSYQSLEDSLIAFRTRSKRPLKDVPLGQLEAELRAPDITPDMYDPNTADDEEWKRWLGGLMNDDVENEDEADDDDDPEYNFLEDLDEPDTEDFRNDRAVRITKKEVNELMEELFETFQDEMGFSNMEDEGPEDEDNVTESRPNFNTPQALRFEEPLANLLNEQHRTVKEQLEQLRMKKSSIKPPQEIEKSKPQNEKPLQSLVLDSVQRKRLQQQMQQHVQLLTQIHLLASSNPALSSEAGTTRMFLSELGNFARSSTLLRLSFNPKFQTMFQPCNLKGALQLIEDFHAQVQVDWSPRKAVKKSANEFPCLPKQVAWILATRRVFMYPELLPICALKANPPRDKIIFTKAEDNLLALGLKHFEGTEFPKPLISKYLLPTKTAHQLTVRIKNLNMNRAPDNIIRYYKKTKQLPILFKCCEEIQPNEWKPPVEREEHRLPFWLKASLPSIQRELKQLAEDAREMPGSPDAESVFLGTGKDTADTERDEKYPLLMPKGLVLTLKPLANRFSRRAWRRQRSSALKPVLIRPSPCLQPSSNAINIQKTVKLSQSEAPPSKVMVQIPRLIQPATVMQTVPGVQPLNVPAVVGSGDGLEFQNVLSTSHSDSRQAFSAAVPPALVSSNPVTFQPKVMLPALAGAKIRKPCVRKGYQKKKGTKSAPLIKASALIQPSPVILTVPATTVKVVNIGNGCNMIQPINTTVGRGTQAIPVTTLLVNPSTFPCPLNQPLVTSSIPSLIVSPNPVGLSASSVGENEEQLNLVPSCLAGKNKSTYPTVEPKAEPPELYVSCSTVSPKEECGTNPSTSNNSSQEEVNKSDCCSWTVVEGDENVSEPLSVDLLPHLEDPDETVKIEPEESNDATKEVNPVQKRDLLCAEVKEEFMLDLGQELNMEAECSCSDDLKEIKKEQHALCEEKGEEERRALQSTPHGEQQMDAGVVAGPQVSSESPKNLSYTADVEAEFSSPLGRPEDSSSIDGQSVGTPAGPEAAGEREGQEEEEEDDFDDFTQDEDEEMSSASEESILSVPELQETMEKLTWLATERRLSQEGDSEEENSQEDNSEPEEEEEEEGEGIESSQKDDEICGDISEEPKSAFTLTKTAPQVEAHRIPAGENMKAPGKSRSSHRTRNKRGRARASKDTSKLLLLYDEDILERDPLREQKDLAFAQAYLTRVREALQHVPGKYEDFLRVIYEFEISTDKRTAVDLYSTLQKLLHDWPQLLTDFAAFLLPEQALECGLFEEQQAFEKSRKFLRQLEICFAENPAHHQKIIKVLQSCADCLPQEIAELKTQMWQLLKGHDHLQDEFSIFFDHLRPSASRMGDFEEINWTEEKEYEFDGFEEVSLPDVEEEDEPPKMHAASKNKKRKEIGGQNNDKEVEWVDGMKECSCSCHEGSSDLKLKKSKRRTCSHCSSKVCENKFYKNKDSPELTASLVQQESSPQPEGKDSGMSKEPAEESLENRNEGEDFQSKTKPISRKVDSLASAGSHLEGRIISSRHASSEKAALPDSQVQEAGVSAVVNAAQDSDSSATGPRWTHLQKTTLKLPQETKDCPCTAGGEGLSQQQPGNAAVSAGPSRDLLSSRSAAVKGLTGPSSSSGRSLCQTEGLHSDSSDKLPAFGHASKSGMKDFEGPPLPLEGKPEAKQGWITPGRKPTLGKSCSSQSPDNCMLETDDMGCTGNFLENRLKSNANNCFQVHQHSEQLEYGVVTASLGQKEEEQQQQRITEATVCAKNSKVSSTGEKVVLWTREADRVILTTCQEKGAHLETFHAISQKLGNKTASEVSHRFRELMRLFHTSCDGSSEDEEDATSTSNTDQLSDKDLLLSEEEPDD